GATCTTTATAAATAGCTTTTGTTTGATGCCACGTGCTATCAATAAAAATAGCtttttttataggaaatgCATTCTTGattgtatttgtaattattttattatcctcTTCAACTTTCTTTATGAATAAGGAATCCACAGGTGTACCCGTAGGGctaggaaaaattaaaacagtcTAAGGGGTAATATTATTTAGACTTATTAGTAAGAAATAAGATGATTCAAAATACAATATTGTTGTCATACCTCTTCTTTGTTCAATATTTCTGGAAAATTAggatatgtaaaaattttcacATCTTCTGGAGCAAGTATAGCTGCATGAATTGCAGTactttttccatcgatttcaTGTGCatgtttaataatatcgattttaataGGTAactgaaaatagaatattgtcTATCCatatttagataatttaaatgcATATTAAATAGATTACAAGTTGAAAATCATAATGGTATATATCAAGTTTTAGATAATTTGGATTTAGCCATTAAAAGAATCATCTCTTTAATtccataattaatttattctcagctacaatatattttcatgatttaaaaaaatataatgaattttttataattataaatgtagagtactattttatgaaaaatagcaGTGAACTAATTTACACCACTATGATTCTCAACCTGccaaataattaataccttTATTGTTGGAAAATACTCTTTGCTAATAACAGGTAAGTAACatgaataacaaaaaaattttcttgatCTATTACAATGTTCACATATCTTCCTGCCTTCTATTGTATTCAAAATTTGCGCATTAGTAATTTTTAGATGATGAAAAGGTGCCTTGTCAATTACTTTCTGCTCTTTCTCTAAAAGTGAAGTCTTTTTGATATTATCTGTATCGGCTACATTAGTTTTTTCCATATTCTCAATGACAcgagtaattttaattcaaattacacTTGATGTTATTATTCTAAAACTTGACATAACTACTGATATAAACTGTTGGCAGTTAGGTTACTAAGCACAGATTGTGTGTTCATGTATtagaaatgaattaatttctgaTTACTAACTATATGGTCCATCTGTTGTACAAAGTTTGTATCGCTTTGGTTCACTGGGTAACTACAGTTGTGACAGATCACAGACGAGGTAATAGACACAGATTGAGTAGAGAATAGATCTGACATGCGATGATACAATTTGTAATGCTTTTTCGTACCCTACGTTCGAAAGGATCAGTGTTTGAGAGTCATCTTGCCGTTCTTGTGTCACATGCGGCATTATCGATTAAGTATAGTAGTGGCTTGAATCACAGATGAGTTTgaattaaatctaaattataaattaatacatatcaATCATCAGATAGTaaactttaaaaattcgttGCTCAAATCAAATTCCTTGGcatgcaatattttaattttgcgcGCGTCTTTAAACGATAACGAAGCTATTTTGTTCAACTACGCGAAGTTTTGGCGCGATACGTCATTGTATTGTTGAAAAGCGTGGTATCAAGATGAACTATTTTATTGTCTTCTATCGACTATTATCAGGTTCATTTAACTAATATATTCTTGTTGGTACTTTGTTAGGTATTGTTATATCGAAATTCCTGTGTTCGTTGGTTGCCGACCGTCCTTTTAGATGAAGTGTTAGTGTTACCAGTAGCAATTGTACTGTAAGCTTCTGGGACAGAATTTAAGCTTAATTATCCTTTCATTTTGACAGAATTGgatcaattttatgaattaattctAAAGTTTTGGTTATGTTTTGCGCAGATTACTGATTAAGTATGGAGATGATTTCGAGAAAATAGAGATGTATAGATGGTAACAATTCGATGACATTTCCTGTAAATCATTTGGTAacgtttgatttattttaacaaagatGGAGGTATgtatatgattatattatttctttattgacTCACGTATAATACATATCTAATTAATACGTTTACTGCGTACGACGACGTGCATTCGCATCATATTAGAGTTGTTCGAGAAAGCGATCCAAGATATATTcgattcgaaaaataataatttattattattgattacGATCAATCCGATCTGAAAGAACCGAGCGGCTTGAAAGAATCGGGTAGCTCATACGAGTAGGTCGTTCATCTTTCGTAGCAGTTCTTAACCTGTAGTCCGCGCATCCCCATAGGTTCACAAAGTCCAcgtttattactatattattcgaataaaaaatatttatattattttataatatatgtatgtatttatttattaaatatacctACATATTTTGCCACATtgtcaatttaaattttgagtTATGTCTTGGGGATCCGTgacaatacaaaattattgtttgGGATTCGTGATAAACAAGAGGCTAAGAATACAGTCGGAACGCAATAAAACTGGAAGACATTAAGAGTATGCGATCAATTACAGAAGCATTACAGAAATTAGAATTCTATACCAACTATTGTAATATTGCAATTATAATACAAGATGTCTTATTTTATCTCTTGTACTACCGACCTTAGTCAATGCTCGTATacaatttcatagaaaaatttagttttaataCAAACCATTACTTAATCGATAATGTCGCAAGTGACACGATAATGGTAAAAGAGTCAGGCGACTTTCAAAATGTAGGACACGAATAAGCATTGCGTATCGTATGTCAGATCTATTTTGTACCTCGAAAAACAATCTGAGACTCTGAGTTTCTCGAGACACAAAGTTCCATATAATTCCCTACTTATTTTGTATCTAGTCAATGCAGATACCTCCTTTAATGGCTATTGTCACAAGATGGCGTGCCAGTATCAAACCATGCTTGCAGAAACAAgtcgtttcttttaattatatataagaatttatatattttatatataag
This sequence is a window from Bombus pyrosoma isolate SC7728 linkage group LG10, ASM1482585v1, whole genome shotgun sequence. Protein-coding genes within it:
- the LOC122572158 gene encoding tRNA-uridine aminocarboxypropyltransferase 1 produces the protein MEKTNVADTDNIKKTSLLEKEQKVIDKAPFHHLKITNAQILNTIEGRKICEHCNRSRKFFCYSCYLPVISKEYFPTIKLPIKIDIIKHAHEIDGKSTAIHAAILAPEDVKIFTYPNFPEILNKEETVLIFPSPTGTPVDSLFIKKVEEDNKIITNTIKNAFPIKKAIFIDSTWHQTKAIYKDQRLRDLQCVILKSRISQFWRHQKKSPRWYLATIEAIHQFLVELHTCAFGAIQGYANIKHTEENSTNNIIYQNVNELPEIDQRYRGQYDDLLYFFKYMYDKIHTMYDHDKLWAYKRPLI